From Neofelis nebulosa isolate mNeoNeb1 chromosome 14, mNeoNeb1.pri, whole genome shotgun sequence:
CGGTCCTCACGCCGCAGCCACTGCTCCCTCACCCTCGGCCTGCCCGCAGGGACAGCAGACACCGGCGCAGCCACCCGACCGGTCAGCCGAGCAGATTAGTGCGATTGGGTTTCCTGTGGGCGGCTGGGGCGTGGagacccacccccccccgccccctggggCCCCTCCCGCCTCCACCCGACACCCCACTCCTCCCGCCctccctgtccccttccccactcctgtaCCTCCCACAGCCTGGGGCCCCTCCCTACCCCGATGACCCCTCCCTGCCGTTTGGGGGCCCTCACCTCCCTGTGACTCCCTTACCTGGGCCCCctatcttctccttcctcccccattcctgcctctgcctggcaCCCTTTCCGCCTTGGGTCCCCATGCCTATCTCCAGGGCCGAGTCTGGGTCTAGGGGCTCTGGGTTCAAATGCTACCAGGGTGCCCCGGGACGCCCCCTCGTGGGGCACAGTGATGGGGGCGGACTGCCGCCTGGACAACCAGCCACAGTGTACTCGGAGGCTTAAGGGGACAAAGACAGGAAGGTGCCGGGTCAACAGAAAGGGCCTGGACGGAGGTTGGAGGTGGGAAAGGGCCAGGGTCGCCTTGGGGACGCTAATCCCGGTGTCCACTGGAGGGGCGGGCACACCTTGATCTCTAATGGGGCCAAAGGGTCTGCCCCTCGGGCAGGGCTCACGGGGCCCCAGCGCAGGTCAGGAAGTTGATGGGAAGGGCCTTGCCTAAGGCTGGGACAGGACTCAAGTGTGGCTCCAGCCACTGCTCCTCCCGTatactcacatgcacacatgcgtgccagacacatgcacacgcacacactcgtGTGCACTCTCGCACGCGCACACATGCACTCACAAACCCGCACACGCGTGCACACTTACATACACCGTGCACactcacttgcacacacactcgtGTGCACTCTCGCACGCGCACACATGCGCTCACAAACCCGCACACGCGTGCACGCTCACATACACAGTGcacactcacgtgcacacacacgtgccagacacacactcatgtgcactctcgcgcacacacacacgcactcacaaacccgcacacgtgcacactcacATGCACCCTGCACACTCACATGCCCACACTCGTGTGCACTctcgcacacgcacacatgcactcACAAACCCGCACATACgtgcacactcacatacacagtgcacactcacgtgcacacacacgtgccagacacacacactcatgtgcactctcgcgcacacacacatgcactcacaaacccgcacacgtgcacactcacATGCACCGTGCAGTCACATGCCCACACTCGTGTGCATgctcgcgcacacacacatgcacactcacaagCCCGCACACACGTGCAAActtgcacacatatacatacgtgCAAACTCACGCGCGTAcgcacgtgcacacgtgcacCCCCGAGAGTGCCTGCACGTCAGCCTCCACAGGATGTACTCCGCCTGGGACCCCGTCACACCCTCCACCAAGCCCACAGCAGCTACGGGAacgctggggtggggtggggagggttgctGACAGGTTCCTCGGCCTCTTGCCAGGCGGTGGAGGCCGTGGTGCCCAGACTCACTGGGGCCACGCTGcaaccccacccacctcctccgtCTTCTCCCACAGGGTCCAAACCTTGGTCCCTCCTAGACTCTGCCCCTGCTCTTCTTCCTACCGCCAGAGacgcctctccctcccctcccctcccccctgctctcctGTGGTTGAAATTCTGTCTggggactccccccacccccaccccaccgccttTCTATGGTCTCTGGACTTTCCTTTGAGATCGGCTCCAGGGAGCTGGAGGCGCTTGTGTGTCCCTGGCGGTGACTGGCGGGGCCTGAGGACGAGGCGCGCGGTGACCCTTAGCACTGGGCGCGTGTGGGCCACTTCACCTGCTGGGTCGTAGCGTCCTCGCTGCGGCCCTCCAGGCACACGCCACCACCGCCTGTACTCGGGACACAGGGTCAGGGGCTCCCGGCCTTGGCGGGAGCTGCCCTGGGCGGGTCACCTAGCGTGGGCTGGGGAAGCCGAGACGGCGACCGGGCTTGTCTGATTTGACACTTCACCACACCGCACAGCTGCAGCTCGGCGCTGATGCTGGATGTGGCTAACCGGATTAGACACCGGCCGCACACACCCTAGGCTCCTCCTGGTCTAGCCCGGTTCCTTTGCTGCAGCCACACCAGCCCAACCCCTCGGCCTCGGACCCGAGGGCCCCGCCTGTGCTCTCCCTCCTGAACACACCCGTGGCCCCCGGTATTCGCTCCTCCCGCGGTTTCCGCCTGATCCCTGGGCAGCCAGGCTGAAGCCGGCTGCGAAGTGTCAGCTGTCCACCTAGGTCGGGGAGGGATGTGACCCGGGCAGGCTCTGGGTGGGCTCTGTCTAGGATGCCAGCCAAGAGGCCTCCAGCCACCCCTCCGTTCTACCAGGAGCCTCCAGGTCAGGGCCCGGTGTGTGACCGGGGTCAGGGTTCTGGGCGTGACCAGCGTCGGGGCTCAGGGTGTGACCAGAGTTGGGGCTCAGAGCGTGACCGGGGTCAGGGTGAGCGTGTGACCGGAGTCAGGGCCCCTCTGCTGTTGCCCCATCTGCGGCATGGCCTCCCCTCCGGCCTGCCTGTGGGTGACCTCCTCTGGGCAGTGTCTTCGGGCCCCAGGAAGGCAGAGGGGTGTCCTGGCCCAGGCTCCCGCTCAGCGGTTCCCCTGTAAGCCGATGTTTCTACACCGTGAAGGGAGTGCACAGGGTGCAGTTCTCCCCAAGGCAGGCCCAGAACCCTCGGTGCCGTGCCCTTCCTGAGGCCCCCTGGGGAGGTGCCCTGACGTGTGGGCACACGTGTGCTGGTAGGCACCAGCACGCGTCCACGCCGCGGCGGGGACCTTCCACTGCAGCCACACCCTGTGGGTCGTGTGCTCGGAGGCACAGAGCTGGGAACCttcgtgtccccccccccaagccaCGGGGCTCCTTGTCCCCCCAGTCAGGCTCTCTTCTCCCCGCTCTCCGTCACCACTGACCCTTCCAGGAGATTCGCAGGAAGGCAGAGCTGGCAAATGGCCACTGTCCGTTGCAGGCATCGGTGAATGGCCCATCCGCTCTCCGACGAAAACCGTTAGACGTGAGTTGTACCTCCAGACTCAGAACCCCTGCCTGGGAAGCCTGAAGGTCTTATCGGGTGCTTACCCAGCCCTCGGCGGGCCCCCACGTTGGGGCACCTGCCTTAAACCAACCACGGGAGGCAGTGGCTCTGTGGGGGCGGGCACTCCCTCCCGTCCACAGGCTTCTGGGTGACATTTCAGGGGCCTGCATTCAGCAACATTCTTGGGGCATCTTAGAGTTTCACGCACGCAGCCGACTTGCCCCGGGGAGCACCCTGCACGGCGTGCGCACGGGGCTGGCTTCCagcctttccctctcctcccgcttctctctgtttctcccctgcatTTAAAGTGCCACTTGCTTTTACgttgtccctttcttttttttgttttaaattttaaaacttttttaaaatctttatttttgacaaagagagagagagagagacagagggcaagcgggggacgggcagagagagagggagacacagaatccggagcgggctccaggctccgagccgtcggcacagagcccgacgcggagctggatcccatgaaccgcgagatcgtgacctgagctgaagtcggacgcttgactgactgagccgcccaggagcccctcgtGTCGTTCTGTTTAGATTTGTGTGGAATCATGACTCTTTCTCAGTCTGGATTTTCAATCTTGTTTCGATTTCAGAAATCCTCCTTCTCTTGTTAATTTGTAAGAGCTTTTAATGCACGTGCTTCTGATGGCACACGATTCACCCACCGCAAGCGTTTTCGGTGTGCTCCCAGATTTGTGCAACCGCCCCCCGTCAGGGTAAGACTTTCCTCACCTCAAAAAGGGACCCACCCGCCTCCTGGCCTACTCGCGGGCTGGCCTGCTGTGGGCATTTTGTGGAAACGGACTCACAGAGGAGGTGGTCTTTTGCATCCGGCCTCTTTCCCTCAGCCTGACGCCCTGGGGCCCGTCCCCGCCTTGGCGGTGCCTCTGGAAACATCCCTGTGCCTGGAGAGTCCAGTCTGTCTGTCCCCTCGTCCGCTGAGACGCTGGGCGCAGCTTCCCCGTCTGGCTCTTGTGACGACGCTGCCGTGAGCACGGTGTGAACGTGTGAGTGTTCATCTCTCCGGGTGTGTGCCCCGGGGATGGAGTTGCGGGGCCTGTTGTGACTGCGTGTAACTGCTCGAAGAACGCGTCTTGATTTTCTATGCTGAGCCGTCTATCGTGTGAACAATCTCTCTTTTGACATTTAAAGCTCGGGTTCAGTGGGACCGCCTCTCGATAGGAGGGGAGCGGAGGCCGGGAGCCAGCGTGGTTTTCTCCCGCGGGGTCAGCTTCCCCACCTCCGGCCTGTGACCGCCGTGGTGGCCACGGTCAGTCCCGCCTGGGGGCTCGTAGGGGCCTCTCCCGTGTGCCGAGGGCCCTCCTTGCGCCTCCGTGTGGGGTCGCTCGCTCTGCTAGGACGCCGTCGCCGCGCTGCACCGGCTTTTCCACGTCTTCTCGAGAACGTGGGAGAACGTGGCCGGGGTAGGAACAGGGAAAGGGCCGGGCGGTGAGCCCGGGGGGAGGTAGGAGAACCGTGCTCCACTTTGCGGCCCGAGGCTGGTGGGAGCCATGATTAAAAGTGTgccagtgtgtgtgtctgtgtgcgtgcgtgtgtatgggtgtgtgtgcacatgggggTGTGGGTTAGTGTGCGCGTGTGCACCTGTGGTGGGGGCTGATTCCAGCCTCACCCTCTCACCCGGCTGCCCTGTCCCTCCcatcctctcccctgcttcccccaaagtccccgccccctgccaagggcccctcccccttcctcagaCCCACGCAGTGCCACCCTTGGGTCCCCTGACCCCCCTGCGCGGGCGGGATGCTCCTGGAGCGCCCCCGGCCCCGGTGCCCCAGCTCAGCTGCGGGGGGGAGCGGGGTCTGCCTGGGGGCCAGGGCGCGGCATGGGCTCTGAGCAGGGGCAGCAGCTGCGGGTGGAGGGGCGCTCAGTCCTGGTTGCAGAGGCTGAACTGGCAACAGACAATGGACACGTGGGGGCCGAGGCCCAGGGTAGAGATGTCGGGGCAGCTGGTCTGGCACGACTTGGTCACCATAGGCAGGTCGATGAGGCTTAAGGGGACCCCTGGGATGGACGGAAGGCTCCCTGAGCCTCTGCACTGCGCGCCCCCTGCCCCACCGGCCACCAGCGCAGCCCCCCTCCCTCGGGCCCTCTCGGGGCTGAGGCCAGGGGGTGCTCCCCCCGCCCTGCTCCTGACTTGCTGGGAGCCTGGACCAGCTCCGCCCCCTCTGAGCCTGGCTCTCTTCTGGGCAAAGGGGCCACGGCTGGCCCACCCCACACGCGCCCCACTCACGGGTGGCGATGGTGACGCAGTAGTTGGAGTTCCGTGAGCATCTGAATGCACGGGTGCACCCTCCGAAGTCCTTGCACTGGTGACACATCAAGGCTTGGGCTGCAGCCACGGGCGGAGGGACAGGTGGATGGACAGACGGGGACACAGGTGTGGGCAAGTCCCGCCTAATAGCACCCGCTACTCCCACCCAGTGCCCCACTGTCATTCTCAGGGCCCTAGCCCCGCATCCTGGGGTGCCGACCCCTCAAGACCTCCCAgatggggggggcggtgggggaaggTCGCCATGTACGAAGCCTCAGCCCAGGGCCGTGCAAGGTCCCAAGGCTCCAGCCTGTGGGACCGCGCTCTTCACGGGAAGCAGGGGCCAGGCCTGGGACCACGACTGGATGGGTGCTACGACCGGAGGCCGCTCTTCTGAGTCCCCCAGCCAGGAGAGCGctggcccggggtgggggcaggatggGGTCCTCTGGGCTTGCTCTGTGACATCCCAGGGGAGCGGAGCAGGGCCACACCCTGAGGGAGTTGAGAGTTGGGGAGTTTGGGATGGAGGGAAAGTGGTGAGGGCTCCCCAAGACACGACCATGCCCATTTTCACCTCGGGGGGGGCGGCCTGAGCAGGCCCCCTTAGGCCCACCGGCACCTTAGTTCAGGTGGCTAAAGTGACGGGGCCTTGCCGGCCTCCGTGGGGAGTGGGGACCAAGGATGTCAGGTGTGCTGGGCAGTGAAGGGCcggagggaggcgggagggaggccAGCACGGCTCTGTTCCGTGTCCCGTTCTGTGAGGACATCACAGATTCTTCTGGAACACTGAGTTCACTCCATAAATGTCTGCCGGCTCTGCCCTCCCACGTGGGCACGGCTCGGGGCCCCACAGCTGCTCTGTCTGCCTGGCTGTCTGtccttctgtccccctcctccccacacttcCCGTCCCCCCCTTCCCCGCCTGTCCTTCTCTGGTTCCTGAGCTTCTGTGCAGGAGGTCGAGCCACGCGCCCGGCCCTGCCCTGGCTGCCGGCGCGTCTGGGCACAAACGCAGGGCCAGCGGGGCGAGCCGCAAGGCCCGCACTGCCCCCACTCGCCGTGTGCAGGCTCGGAGCCCCAGGACGCTCGCACCAGAGTCCAGGACAACACGCTcacctcccccctcaccccctggTCAGCCCTTCCGgcctcgccgccccccccccccccccccccccccccccgcccctgccgccATCGCCCTGGCTCTGCCCTGGTCGGCACACTTTCAGGCCCGGGTCCTTGACCGTGATGGTGCACGGCACACTTGAGCCAAACCACATACGCACGGGCACTCGCACGCACACCTGGGCAGGGGCTCCCGGCCCCCTCCCGGcctcagcctctgcttcccccccccccccccccccggggggctgTGGGCGGCGCCCTCCCAGAGCCACAGAGCCGGAGGTGGAGACAGGACGTGTCCCCCGTGGCGGTGGTCTAGTCAGCCTAGACTCGCCCGCCAGCCTCACAGAGCAATCCGAGACCCCACATGTGACCAGGAGAGGTGACGGTTCCCGTCACAAAGCCCAGCAAAGCTGCTTGAAGCCACCCTCACATCAGGCCTGAGGACGGGGTGGTACGTTGCATCCGCCGCCACCTAGTGGACAGACAGGGGAGTGTCACCGGCAGACCCGGGCAGTCTGGGTCTCCAGGGCGTCAGCGAGAGAGAAGCAGctcctgcctcctgctctcctctgctcaccccccgcccccagatgcCTCCCTGCGCTGCCCATGCTGTGCCTTCTGCTCTCCGGGCAAAACAGGCCCAGCTCATTTGCCACTCCGCTAGGGAGGCCTCCTGCGGTTCCAGGCAGAGTTGATGGCTCCTTGCCTGACATGCCCACCACGATCTGCTGACGCCTCTGCCCCAGCCTGTGATGGGGTCCCTGCCCCCACGTGGTCTCACTCAGGGCTGGCTCCCCATCCCCGCTGCCTCCGACGTGATGGACACGGGCGGGGCATTTTGCCCACTCTTCCCACCCAGAGCATCCCTCACATAGCACCCCTCCTCTGTACCTAGTGGGACTGAGAACTttgtggagggagggaaagaaggaaaaaggaaaggaaggaaggaaggaagggagggagggagggagggaggaaaggagggaggaaggaaggaaggagggaagaaaggggagaggaaaggaaggaaggagggaaggaaggaaggaaggaaggaaggaaggaaggaaggaaggagggaggaaggaagaagggaggaagggagggaggaaggaaggaaggagggaaggacagaagaaagggaggagggaaggaagggagggagggaggaaggaacgagggaagaaaggggggagggaatgaaggaaggagggaaggaaggaaggaaggagggaaggagggaagaaagagaggagggaaggaaggaaggaaggaaggaaggaagaaaggggggaggaaaggaaggaaggagggaaggaaggaaggaaggaaggaaggaaggaaggaaggagggaggaaggaagaagggaggaagggagggaggaaggaaggaaggagggaaggacagaagaaagggaggagggaaggaagggagggagggaggaaggaacgagggaagaaaggggggagggaatgaaggaaggagggaaggaaggaaggaagggaggaaggaaggatggagggaggaaggaaggaagtgagggagggaggaaagaaggaaggaaggaggggagaaaggaaagaaggaaaggagggaggaaggaaggaggcaaagagggaaggaaggaagaaaggaaggtgaagggagggagggaggaaggaaagaaggaggaaggaaggagggaaggagggaggaagaaaggaaggagggagggagggaagggagggaggaaggaggggaggaaggaagggggaagggaaggagggaatgaaggaaggagggaaggaaggaagggggaagggtggCTAGGTGTGCAGGCTGCCTGGGCCATCGGTTGTCTCCATCGGTGCAGCAGGCAGGAcacctcccactctgcccctgttGGCTCTAAACCTGGACTGGCGCGCGGACTGGGGGGAGTGCACTTCCCAGGGGTAGCAGGGAGACGATGATGTGGCCTGTGGGGCTCCTGTGATCCACTGGACCTGGGCTaagccaggggagggaggaggggcctgtGGGTGGCCCCTCCCAGATGCCACacgacacccccccaccccaccccgtgaCCTAGTCCCGGCGGTGACAAAGACTTTCCCCGTGTTGAGCTCAGGTCCCCAAACCCCTGTCCGTCGGCACTGGTGACCCAGGAGCAGTTCTTAGGGGTCATCGTGAGACCCGGGCCCCGAGCCTCACATACGTTCCCTGCCGGACAGAGGGCTTGCACAGGGCCCGGGCATGGTCGGGAGGGTCCCAGCAGTTAGAGACGCTGGCAGACCCCAGAGGGTGGTGGGTGGAGCCCTATGCCCATGCCAGGGGCTGTCCGGACACTCCCTCTGTCCATCTCATTTAGGGCCATGGCCGCGAGGAAGGTGCCAGCCCAGATGTGGAAACAGAGGCCTGGCCAGGtgagggctgggggccgggggccggtCGGGGTTGGGTCAGGGGCCCAGCAGGGTTCGTccgggcatctgggtgggtgAGCGGAGATGCCATCCACCTCGGGCGGGAGGAAAGATGATGAGGCCGGGTGTGCGCGGCCGCATTTGAGGGAGATGTCCCCAAGGAGCCCTGAGGCAGGCATCCGGTCCGAAGGGCCTGGAGCCGACCAGCCGGGGCCAGCGGTGGCGGAGGTGGGCACAGCCGAGTGCGGAAATGGCCCGA
This genomic window contains:
- the SLURP2 gene encoding secreted Ly-6/uPAR domain-containing protein 2, with protein sequence MRLLLGLLLAAALSLELAQALMCHQCKDFGGCTRAFRCSRNSNYCVTIATRVPLSLIDLPMVTKSCQTSCPDISTLGLGPHVSIVCCQFSLCNQD